Proteins from a single region of Noviherbaspirillum saxi:
- a CDS encoding thiolase yields the protein MVIDQQRGAVAILGTGLAGLGHAGGRTEQEIIAQASCRAVEQSGLRMKDIDGIITSSLTSPWWVMRMAEYLGIRPRFSDSTMFGGSSFIADLKIAAMAIAAGECENVLICYGSTPRSVPSSSRINQMRAELDPQPYEHPYKPFNPVSSYALAAARHMHQYGTTRQQLAEVAVAARQWAQLNPDAFSRDPLSIDGVLGAKMISDPLTVRDCCLVTDGAGAFVVTSAERSRALHAKPVYVLGTGHAHWHRQISCMDDVTVTPAVDSGRRAYAEAGLRPSDVDVVELYDAFTINPILFLEDLGFCKKGEGGAFVEGGRIAPGGDFPMNTNGGGLSCTHPGMYSIFLIIEAVTQLRGEADARQVRDAEVALVHGNGGVLSSQATALLSTSL from the coding sequence ATCGTGATTGATCAGCAACGTGGCGCGGTTGCCATTCTCGGCACCGGCTTGGCAGGACTTGGCCATGCGGGTGGCCGTACGGAACAGGAAATCATTGCGCAGGCCTCTTGCAGGGCGGTTGAGCAAAGCGGCCTGAGGATGAAGGACATCGACGGCATCATCACGTCGAGCCTGACCTCACCGTGGTGGGTCATGCGGATGGCGGAATATCTCGGTATCCGTCCGCGTTTCTCCGACAGCACGATGTTTGGCGGTTCCTCGTTCATTGCCGACCTCAAGATTGCCGCAATGGCGATTGCCGCGGGGGAGTGCGAGAACGTCCTGATCTGTTACGGCAGCACGCCGCGCAGCGTGCCCAGCAGTTCGCGGATCAACCAGATGCGCGCGGAACTGGATCCCCAGCCTTACGAGCATCCGTACAAGCCGTTCAATCCGGTGTCCAGCTATGCGCTGGCCGCGGCACGGCACATGCATCAATACGGTACGACGCGGCAACAGCTTGCGGAAGTGGCTGTTGCGGCAAGGCAGTGGGCACAACTCAATCCGGACGCCTTTTCTCGTGATCCGCTCTCCATCGATGGTGTCCTGGGCGCGAAAATGATTTCAGATCCTCTCACCGTGCGGGACTGCTGCCTCGTGACCGACGGTGCAGGGGCGTTCGTCGTCACGTCTGCGGAGCGGTCAAGGGCACTGCATGCAAAGCCAGTCTATGTGCTCGGCACTGGCCATGCGCATTGGCATCGACAAATATCCTGTATGGACGATGTAACCGTCACGCCTGCCGTGGATTCCGGACGCCGCGCATATGCGGAGGCGGGCTTGCGTCCTTCCGATGTGGATGTCGTGGAATTGTATGACGCGTTCACCATCAATCCCATCCTGTTCCTGGAAGACCTGGGATTCTGCAAGAAGGGAGAAGGAGGCGCATTCGTCGAGGGGGGCAGGATTGCGCCGGGTGGCGATTTCCCCATGAATACGAATGGCGGTGGCTTGTCATGTACCCATCCCGGCATGTACAGCATCTTTCTCATCATCGAGGCTGTGACCCAATTGCGCGGGGAAGCCGATGCCCGACAGGTACGGGATGCCGAAGTGGCGCTGGTGCACG
- a CDS encoding Zn-ribbon domain-containing OB-fold protein produces the protein MAMPADVPSADARYFGKLAEGIFEIPRCRTCSRHHFFPRVCCPHCGSQDLEWVAPAGAGVVYSSTIVRRPGGDYTVCLVDLQEGPRLMSRVVDIPVDEVRIGMAVRARIDQTTEGPLLVFIPEGARS, from the coding sequence ATGGCCATGCCGGCAGATGTTCCAAGTGCCGATGCCCGTTACTTTGGCAAACTGGCGGAGGGAATCTTCGAGATCCCTCGTTGCAGAACATGCAGTCGCCATCACTTCTTTCCACGTGTATGTTGCCCTCACTGCGGGTCGCAAGATCTGGAATGGGTGGCGCCTGCAGGTGCCGGGGTGGTGTATTCGTCGACGATCGTCCGTCGGCCCGGGGGCGACTACACGGTATGTCTCGTGGACCTTCAGGAAGGTCCACGCCTGATGAGCCGCGTGGTCGACATTCCGGTAGACGAGGTGCGGATCGGGATGGCTGTCCGGGCGCGAATCGATCAGACAACCGAAGGGCCTTTGCTCGTCTTTATTCCGGAAGGAGCGAGATCGTGA
- a CDS encoding tripartite tricarboxylate transporter substrate binding protein codes for MALTSTIAFAFRLASRMGLATLASVAIPGFAQTGSWPQKPVTVIVAFAPGGMTDTVTRILARELSQVFKQPFVVENKPGAAGQLATEYVARRPNDGYTLLVSATGHVIAPSTRKKVNYDPVKDFEPIAILAKSPNLLVVNPQVPAHNVPEFLKWAKAQPSVPYASAGAGGSTHLAGELLRHESGITLTHVPYKGAAPAVNDTVAGQVSVAFQDSMSVASFVAAGKLRPIAVTTAARSPLFPDLPTLMESGYKNFDVYTWLGLYAPAGTPAEIVSGLNKVVNKFMNSAEIKEKLKAQNSEPGGIFRSRRCASTSAEKSTSGTNS; via the coding sequence ATGGCCTTGACTTCAACAATTGCCTTCGCATTTCGCCTTGCATCACGAATGGGTCTCGCAACCCTCGCTTCTGTTGCAATCCCCGGTTTCGCGCAAACGGGATCCTGGCCGCAAAAACCGGTGACGGTGATTGTTGCATTTGCCCCGGGTGGAATGACCGACACGGTAACCCGCATCCTGGCACGTGAACTTTCGCAGGTGTTCAAGCAACCTTTCGTCGTTGAGAACAAGCCTGGCGCAGCCGGGCAACTGGCAACGGAATACGTGGCGCGACGCCCTAATGACGGATACACGTTGCTGGTGAGCGCGACCGGACATGTTATTGCGCCTTCAACCCGGAAGAAAGTGAATTACGATCCCGTCAAGGATTTCGAACCGATCGCGATTCTGGCCAAGTCACCCAATTTACTGGTCGTCAACCCGCAAGTCCCGGCTCACAATGTTCCCGAGTTTCTCAAGTGGGCCAAAGCGCAACCGAGCGTTCCCTACGCATCGGCTGGTGCTGGCGGTTCCACTCACCTTGCCGGCGAACTCCTGCGTCACGAAAGCGGCATCACATTGACGCACGTTCCTTACAAGGGCGCTGCGCCCGCGGTCAATGACACGGTCGCTGGCCAGGTGTCGGTAGCGTTCCAGGACTCGATGAGCGTGGCGAGCTTTGTCGCGGCCGGCAAGCTGCGTCCCATTGCAGTGACAACCGCAGCGCGCAGCCCGCTGTTTCCCGATCTGCCGACATTGATGGAGTCTGGCTACAAGAATTTCGACGTCTACACCTGGCTGGGTCTCTACGCTCCGGCTGGCACGCCGGCCGAGATCGTATCCGGGCTGAACAAAGTCGTAAACAAATTCATGAACTCGGCCGAAATAAAGGAAAAACTCAAAGCACAGAACAGCGAGCCCGGGGGGATCTTCCGGTCCAGGAGGTGCGCCAGTACGTCGGCAGAGAAGTCTACAAGTGGCACCAACTCGTGA
- a CDS encoding Bug family tripartite tricarboxylate transporter substrate binding protein, whose amino-acid sequence MNQTRRSLLLGAAASIIAAPGFAQSFGSRSMRIVVPFSAAGPTDFIARLFVQQFAEEIGMPVIVENRPGASGNLGTQHVIDSDPDGMTLVHTTAAMQSINPMMYPSARFHPSRDLVPVALTAAMPNVLVVHPNSGVKTIDDLVRKGKQPGAQLTFATFGPGSSPHVYASILRKATGISAIAVPYKGSGNAINDVLAGNIDFIFDSMTTAASHVRSGKLLGLAITSNERSALLPNVPTLKETKYGELDLKFWFTLQVHAKTPKDMIERLRTASAKAVKNKTYIDGLLSRGAEPFYVEPSQLSAFVEKDTQRWTAAAQSIGIKPE is encoded by the coding sequence ATGAACCAAACACGCCGCTCCTTGTTGCTCGGTGCTGCCGCTTCGATTATCGCTGCACCCGGTTTCGCGCAGTCTTTCGGCTCTCGCTCAATGCGTATCGTCGTGCCCTTCTCGGCCGCCGGCCCGACTGACTTCATCGCCCGCTTGTTCGTACAACAGTTTGCCGAAGAGATCGGTATGCCAGTCATTGTCGAGAACCGTCCCGGAGCCAGTGGAAATCTCGGTACCCAGCATGTGATCGACTCGGATCCCGATGGCATGACCTTGGTTCATACCACCGCTGCAATGCAATCGATCAATCCGATGATGTATCCGAGCGCCAGGTTCCACCCGTCCCGCGACCTGGTGCCCGTAGCGCTTACTGCGGCGATGCCAAATGTACTCGTGGTACATCCAAACTCAGGCGTCAAGACAATTGACGACTTGGTGCGCAAAGGGAAGCAGCCAGGCGCCCAACTGACCTTCGCCACGTTCGGCCCGGGAAGTTCTCCTCACGTCTATGCTTCGATACTGCGCAAAGCGACAGGTATCTCGGCCATAGCTGTTCCCTATAAAGGCAGCGGCAACGCAATCAACGATGTTCTTGCAGGCAACATCGACTTTATATTCGACAGCATGACGACGGCCGCCAGCCATGTCCGATCCGGGAAGCTTCTCGGCCTTGCCATCACCTCCAATGAACGGTCCGCGCTTCTGCCTAACGTGCCGACGTTGAAGGAGACAAAATATGGCGAATTAGACCTGAAGTTCTGGTTCACGCTGCAGGTCCATGCCAAGACGCCAAAAGACATGATCGAGCGCCTGAGGACAGCGAGCGCAAAGGCGGTCAAGAACAAGACTTATATTGACGGACTGCTATCTCGCGGCGCAGAGCCGTTCTATGTAGAACCTTCCCAACTCTCCGCCTTCGTCGAGAAGGATACGCAGCGCTGGACTGCTGCCGCGCAGTCCATTGGCATCAAGCCCGAGTAA
- a CDS encoding CaiB/BaiF CoA transferase family protein, which yields MQPLHGLTVVDLSKVLAGPLCAQYLGELGADVIKVEPVDTGDDTRGWLPQDHGQSAIFLAVNHNKRSIAVDLKSEAGRKVVHDLVRQADIVLQGFGGGTAARLGVDYETLSALNPKLIYCEISGYGRTGPLGMEPGYDVMLQAFSGMISTMGEHGGAYARASFSPVDIGTAMHGVSGVLAAVIERSKTGKGVYLELSLMETALGFMGYMAQSYWRTGKNPQRMGTAHPSMAPYQAFEAADGPLMIGAGNDGQWKRFCAVAGLEAWVDHPDFATNALRVKNLQKTTALVQDRVQTKTVSEWIALLRNAGIPCSPVNTLGEALAHPQVQARGLVVRTEHPVLGTLQNIGFPVRFRNEDRAASRPPPLLGEHSEEILSAIGYTSEHIEQLKSDGAIASSSTAAIGA from the coding sequence ATGCAACCACTTCACGGACTCACAGTAGTCGATCTCAGCAAGGTGCTCGCAGGACCCTTGTGCGCGCAATACCTGGGCGAACTTGGTGCAGATGTCATCAAGGTAGAACCAGTGGATACGGGCGACGACACACGCGGCTGGCTACCGCAGGATCACGGACAGTCAGCGATCTTTCTGGCGGTAAATCACAATAAGCGAAGCATTGCGGTTGACCTCAAAAGCGAGGCTGGCCGCAAAGTCGTGCACGATCTGGTTCGGCAAGCGGACATCGTCCTGCAAGGATTCGGTGGTGGCACTGCCGCGAGACTTGGGGTTGATTATGAAACCCTCTCGGCGCTCAACCCAAAACTTATCTATTGCGAGATCTCAGGTTACGGACGCACAGGTCCCCTAGGCATGGAGCCCGGCTATGACGTCATGTTGCAAGCGTTTAGCGGCATGATCAGCACCATGGGAGAACACGGTGGTGCCTATGCACGCGCCAGCTTCTCGCCCGTAGATATCGGAACAGCGATGCACGGCGTCAGCGGCGTCCTTGCCGCAGTCATCGAGCGCAGCAAAACAGGCAAAGGCGTGTATCTCGAACTGTCGTTGATGGAAACCGCTCTTGGCTTTATGGGGTATATGGCGCAGAGCTATTGGCGCACCGGGAAGAACCCACAGCGTATGGGCACCGCTCACCCCTCCATGGCACCGTACCAAGCATTCGAAGCCGCCGATGGCCCGTTGATGATCGGTGCCGGCAATGACGGCCAGTGGAAGCGCTTCTGTGCAGTCGCTGGGCTCGAAGCGTGGGTTGATCATCCTGACTTCGCCACAAACGCCCTGCGCGTGAAGAATTTGCAGAAGACGACAGCCTTGGTACAGGATAGGGTACAGACAAAGACGGTATCTGAATGGATTGCCCTTTTGCGCAACGCTGGAATCCCATGTTCACCTGTCAATACGCTCGGCGAGGCTCTCGCACATCCGCAAGTACAGGCACGTGGGCTGGTTGTCCGTACTGAACATCCCGTGCTCGGGACCTTGCAAAACATTGGCTTTCCCGTTCGGTTCCGGAACGAAGACCGTGCCGCCTCTCGCCCGCCACCGCTACTGGGCGAGCATAGCGAGGAGATTCTAAGCGCCATCGGCTATACCAGCGAGCACATTGAACAGCTCAAATCGGACGGGGCTATTGCCTCGTCTTCGACGGCTGCAATCGGCGCGTAA